A single genomic interval of Rhododendron vialii isolate Sample 1 chromosome 3a, ASM3025357v1 harbors:
- the LOC131320341 gene encoding receptor-like protein 13 encodes MRMMWFWVLFVLATECYGCLEQERIALLQLKASINNPYGDRLTTWEEAFVGGKVTSDCCEWEGVKCNPATGRVIQLSLNSTRAWDLHWYLNASMFLPFEELESLDLSWNFLVGCLENEGFEKLAMLCSLENLDLTDNIFNNSILSTLGGLTSLKSLYLGYNGLMGTIHVDDLKHLKNLEKLDISNNELDSFVTHSGFQREYVLGKIKVLDLEFNLFNSSILPSLGVLSSLKTINLRSNNMSGSLHRGGKNQILTLN; translated from the exons ATGAGAATGATGTGGTTTTGGGTACTGTTTGTTTTAGCAACTGAGTGCTACGGGTGCTTGGAGCAAGAAAGGATTGCTCTTTTGCAACTAAAAGCTTCCATCAACAACCCATATGGCGATAGGCTTACAACGTGGGAGGAGGCTTTTGTTGGTGGCAAAGTGACCTCTGACTGTTGTGAATGGGAAGGAGTCAAATGCAATCCCGCAACAGGGCGAGTGATCCAACTTTCACTCAATTCAACACGGGCATGGGACTTACATTGGTATCTGAATGCCTCCATGTTTCTTCCATTTGAAGAACTTGAAAGTCTGGACTTATCATGGAATTTCTTAGTGGGCTGTCTTGAGAATGAAG GTTTTGAGAAGCTGGCAATGCTTTGCAGCCTGGAGAATCTGGATTTGACCGATAACATCTTCAACAACAGCATCCTATCAACTTTGGGTGGGCTGACATCTCTGAAGTCTCTGTATCTAGGCTATAACGGGTTGATGGGAACTATCCATGTTGATG ATCTCAAACATTTGAAAAACTTGGAGAAGTTGGATATCAGCAATAATGAGCTTGATAGTTTCGTCACTCATTCAG gTTTTCAAAGAGAATATGTGTTGGGAAAGATCAAGGTACTTGATTTGGAATTCAATTTGTTCAATAGCAGCATTTTACCATCCCTTGGTGTGCTTTCATCACTCAAGACTATAAACCTAAGGAGCAACAATATGAGTGGATCACTGCACCGGGGAGGTAAAAATCAAATTCTGACCTtaaattga
- the LOC131320343 gene encoding cuscuta receptor 1-like, with protein MIEMRMMWFWVLFVLVTECYGCLEQERIALLQLKASINNPYGDSLPTWEEAFVGGKVTPDCCEWERVECNPKTGRVIQLSLNSQRAMDLHWYLNASMFLPFEELESLNLSWNFLVGCLEKEGFEKLAMLSSLENLDLSDNNFNNSILSTLGGLTSLKSLYLGYNGLMGTFHVDDLKHLKNLEKLDIGNNELDSFVTHSGFQRVSVLGKIKVLDLEFNLFNSSILPSLGVLSSLKTINLRNNNMSGSLHRGGLEGLKNLEYLYLDYSSIDSSFLYNVGVMSSLRVLSLRSAMHNASLPDRGWCELPYLQGLDLSENDLKGSLPSCVGNLTSIRLLDLSYNQLHGNLTSSPLINLAELEYLFISHNHLEIPISLVSFYNQSKLKVLIGDNNRLSDQIEFQRSIPRFQLQVFSLSSCSSNKLGMQVPQFLYYQYDLRMVDLSHHSLAGTFPVWLLENNTRLEVYRLRNSSLIGHFLLPSRPNPHLRSIDLSDNHFEGQLPRNISFISPNLLDLNMSTNRFEGAIPTSFGGLDSLKYLDLSNNNLSGQIPEQFPMGCSSLKLLQISNNNLSGQISPSISNLTELSWLFLDNNLFVGELPDSLCTLSNLELMDISNNQFSGRLPRLAGNMSGLRHVVMFSNHFEGPIPVEFCKLDILEFLDLSENNISGAIPSCFNPSTIKHVHLNRNGLRGSLSRAFYNSSSLVSLDLSNNFLSGKIPHWIGSLSVLSILLLKSNDFEGEIPVQICQLKKLSMLDLSQNTFSGRIPTCLHDISSDSSYWKSYLIPACQHDISSDSSYWKSYSTPTFKSTVDYSPWNSVKGSNFLGPHEYQINLVYVQQQTVFTTKHGSHSYKGNILDYMSGVDLSWNLLTGEIPPGIGNLSEIRALNLSHNNISGSIPATFSGLKQIESLDLSYNSLRGGIPPQLIELGSLAVFSVAHNDLSGTTPDQKAQFATFEASSYEGNPLLCGPPLPKSCTQNVPTPTRQKDLDRQGEDGGFLDTEAFYVSFSVSYIIILLSFAAILFINPYWRQGWFYLIEVCLFSCYYFVIDNFTLLFKGRRV; from the exons ATGATAGAGATGAGAATGATGTGGTTTTGGGTACTGTTTGTTTTAGTAACTGAGTGCTACGGGTGCTTGGAGCAAGAAAGGATTGCTCTTTTGCAACTAAAAGCTTCCATCAACAACCCATATGGCGATAGCCTTCCAACGTGGGAGGAGGCTTTTGTTGGCGGCAAAGTGACCCCTGACTGTTGTGAATGGGAAAGAGTCGAATGCAATCCCAAAACAGGGCGAGTGATCCAACTTTCACTCAATTCACAACGGGCAATGGACTTGCATTGGTATCTGAATGCCTCCATGTTTCTTCCATTCGAAGAACTTGAAAGTCTCAACTTATCATGGAATTTTTTAGTGGGCTGCCTTGAGAAAGAAG GTTTTGAGAAGCTGGCAATGCTTAGCAGCCTGGAGAATCTGGATTTGAGTGATAACAATTTCAACAACAGCATCCTATCAACTTTGGGTGGGCTGACATCTCTGAAGTCTCTGTATCTAGGCTATAACGGGTTGATGGGAACTTTCCATGTTGATG ATCTCAAACATTTGAAAAACTTGGAGAAGTTGGATATCGGCAATAATGAGCTTGATAGTTTCGTCACTCATTCAG gTTTTCAAAGAGTATCTGTGTTGGGAAAGATCAAGGTGCTTGATTTGGAATTCAATTTGTTCAATAGCAGCATTTTACCATCCCTTGGTGTGCTTTCATCACTCAAGACTATAAACCTAAGGAACAACAATATGAGTGGATCACTGCACCGGGGAG GGTTGGAAGGATTGAAAAACTTAGAGTACTTGTATTTGGATTATTCATCCATTGACAGCAGCTTCCTTTATAACGTTGGAGTGATGTCTTCCCTGAGGGTTTTGTCACTTAGAAGTGCCATGCATAATGCAAGCCTACCTGACCGAG GTTGGTGTGAACTACCTTACCTCCAGGGATTGGACCTTAGTGAGAATGATTTAAAGGGCAGCCTTCCCTCATGTGTAGGAAACTTGACGTCAATCCGGTTGTTGGACCTCTCTTATAATCAGTTGCATGGAAATCTCACCTCGTCTCCCCTTATCAATCTTGCAGAACTGGAGTACCTTTTCATTTCACATAACCATCTCGAGATCCCAATTTCACTTGTTTCATTTTATAACCAGTCAAAGCTTAAGGTACTTATAGGTGACAACAACAGACTCAGCGACCAAATCGAGTTTCAAAGATCAATTCCTAGGTTCCAACTTCAGGTTTTCAGTTTGTCAAGTTGTAGTTCAAACAAGCTTGGTATGCAGGTTCCACAGTTTCTTTATTACCAGTACGACCTGAGAATGGTTGATCTTTCACACCACAGTCTGGCGGGAACGTTCCCGGTTTGGTTGTTAGAAAACAATACAAGATTGGAAGTTTATAGGCTAAGAAACAGCTCTCTCATTGGGCATTTCCTCTTACCATCTCGTCCCAATCCCCATCTCCGCTCAATAGATCTTTCTGACAATCATTTTGAGGGCCAACTTCCAAGGAACATAAGTTTCATCTCTCCCAATTTGTTGGATCTAAACATGTCTACAAATCGATTTGAGGGCGCCATTCCTACTTCTTTTGGTGGTCTGGACTCTCTGAAGTATTTGGACTTGTCTAACAATAATTTGTCTGGACAGATACCAGAGCAATTCCCAATGGGTTGCTCCTCCTTAAAGTTGCTCCAGATATCAAACAACAATTTGTCTGGCCAGATATCGCCTTCAATTTCCAATTTAACGGAGCTGTCATGGTTATTTCTGGACAACAATCTCTTTGTGGGCGAACTTCCAGATAGCTTGTGTACTCTCTCTAATTTGGAATTAATGGACATCAGCAACAACCAATTCTCAGGAAGGCTTCCAAGATTGGCGGGTAACATGTCAGGTTTGAGGCATGTGGTTatgttctcaaatcattttgaaGGGCCCATTCCAGTGGAATTCTGCAAACTGGATATTCTTGAGTTTTTAGACCTTTCAGAAAACAACATTTCCGGTGCTATACCATCTTGCTTCAACCCATCAACAATAAAACACGTCCACCTGAATCGAAACGGTTTGAGAGGATCATTGAGCCGTGCTTTTTACAACAGCTCTTCTTTGGTGTCATTAGATCTCAGCAATAACTTCCTAAGTGGCAAAATTCCTCATTGGATTGGAAGCCTTTCTGTATTGAGCATTCTTTTGTTGAAGTCTAATGATTTTGAAGGAGAAATTCCAGTCCAGATATGCCAGTTGAAAAAGTTAAGCATGTTGGATCTTTCTCAAAATACCTTTTCGGGTCGCATACCTACTTGTTTGCATGACATATCTTCTGACAGCTCCTATTGGAAATCTTATTTAATACCTGCTTGTCAGCATGACATATCTTCTGACAGCTCCTATTGGAAATCTTATTCAACACCTACATTTAAATCTACTGTTGACTATTCGCCATGGAACTCTGTGAAGGGGTCAAATTTTTTGGGACCGCATGAATACCAAATTAATCTTGTGTATGTTCAGCAACAAACGGTGTTCACGACAAAGCACGGATCTCATTCATACAAAGGAAATATTCTTGATTACATGTCAGGAGTTGATCTCTCTTGGAACCTCTTGACTGGGGAAATCCCACCTGGAATCGGAAACTTGAGCGAGATCCGTGCACTAAACTTGTCCCATAATAATATTAGTGGATCAATCCCAGCTACGTTCTCGGGCCTAAAGCAAATAGAAAGTTTGGATCTCTCGTACAACAGCTTGCGCGGAGGAATCCCTCCTCAACTGATTGAACTTGGATCTTTGGCAGTCTTCAGTGTGGCACACAACGACTTATCGGGTACGACACCAGACCAAAAAGCTCAATTTGCAACTTTTGAGGCAAGTAGCTATGAGGGAAATCCCCTTCTTTGCGGGCCTCCCTTGCCGAAAAGTTGCACCCAAAACGTGCCAACGCCAACAAGGCAAAAAGACTTGGACAGACAAGGAGAAGATGGTGGTTTCCTAGATACAGAGGCTTTCTATGTGAGCTTTTCAGTATCTTATATCATCATTTTGCTATCTTTTGCCGCCATTCTGTTCATAAATCCTTATTGGCGGCAGGGTTGGTTTTACCTCATTGAAGTTTGTCTGTTTTCTTGCTATTATTTTGTTATAGACAATTTTACCCTACTTTTCAAAGGTAGACGCGTATAA